The sequence ataatgccgtttggcataaagccgtttggcataatgaccatttggcataatcgttGAAAAGAGTATGAAATGCAATGGGTCGTAAGAATATATGATTTTCATTTTTAGAAGTAGTATTTTCCTGGAATAagacaaaagagtagatgactccttctttaaaagtatgcgtttgcccggaaaaaggcaaacgagtagataactacttcttcaaaagtatgcatttgcccgaaaAAGGTAAAAGAGtaaatcactcattttttaaagtacgcatttgcccgggataatgcaaaagagtagatgactccttctttaaaagtacgcatttgcacggataatgcaaaagagcagatgactccttctttaaaagtacgcatttgcccggaatgaaGCAATTACGAAGTATTTAGTTTAAGCtaggaaatggtgcattctggggtatGGTATTCTGAGGATTAGGACATTCTGGGGATATCTTTCGGGGGATAGGGGCATTTTGGGGAATGTCTTTCTGGGGATTgtggtattctggggaatggttttctggggagtagtgcattcagggaattaatttctggggaatCACTTTCTGGGCAATGGGTTTCTGGGGTATGACATACAATCGCTGAGGCACGTGATCGGGTGGTAGCCGATCATTGGTAGAATGAGCAGGTTGAGCaacaaaggccggttcttcaactttagcATAACCAATGTCCGCAGCCCTTAGAAAATGGCgtttacgtcactttttcagattacggcagtgacAGCGAACGCCCAGTTTAAAAGCGCCTAGTTAGCGAACTGTTGCAGTAATATAAATTTCAATACTGCGATTAAAggcaattttgagttttgtaaaGATAATCATCCACGGAACAAAGACCCTAGGCAATTAAACGTCAAAAACAAGAAGTAAGACTCGATTACGAGAGCATTCTAAATTgcacattcttcttcttctttcatgtACAACACCGATCATAAAAATACATTGCGAATAGTGTTGCCAACCCACTTAAaaaacggcattcgttaactgggCTGACGTTTAAGCCCAGTTAACAAATTGCTGTTGTGATCCAAGCACAAACTTATGATCCAAAATAAGAGAGCAATAATCAATAGTAATACTTACAATGAAAACTTCAAAGAATCGTCTAATTCCATTAATGCTGCCTGGTTACCGCATCGATAACAGTAGTTTGGTGCAGAGAATATTGTAACAACATTACGATCGTGGCACCAGTTGTAACCTTCCATAACAAGCTGATGTGCCCGAGATACTAACGTCAGACCGTTTGAGTGATTGAAAAGCTCCGAAATGTCCTGTAAAATAGGCAACCGCAATCAATTAATATAGAAGCGCCGATATTTGAAGAACTAAAAACAAACCTGTCCGAAGGTGTATCCAGCACCTCGTGGCGAAATGCCCCAACCGCCCCGGTCGTCGGGATCGGACCACAGCAGATCGCACATGGGTCCCTCGTGTGGTACTTCCTGCAATCTGTCCAGCGCTCGGATGTGGTCCAACGTATCAATCGAGGGACTGAGACCACCATGCAGACAGAAGATCTGACCGTCGACCAGGGCCGTCAGCGGGAGATAGTCAAACAGGTCGGTGAAATACTTCCAGACATTCGGGTTGCCATACTTTCGTAAGCACTCGTCGTAGAAGCCGTACACCTGTGTGATCTGGCGGGATTCGTGATTACCGCGCAGGATTGTGATTCTCTCACGGTATCGAACCTGCAATGGGAGTAACATTATGTTAGATTGAACCAACTACTAGCAGAACGGATTTGCATTACCTTTAGCGCCACCAGGAGCGTTACTGTTTCGACTGAATAGTAGCCACGGTCAACGTAATCACCCATGAACAGATAATTGGTGTCCGGCGATCGTCCGCCTATCCGGAAAAGCTCCATTAGATCGTGGAACTGACCGTGCACATCGCCACACACTGTCACCGGACATTTTACCTCCTGTACATTTGACTCCTTTGCCAAAATTTCTTTCGCCTGTAATGATAGAAAacagaaaatttgatgaaaagttGACAATGTATGCATCAGATCCAGAAATATGTAGTTTGGGCGACAACCAACAGACAGTAGTTGTTTGCTTTATGCGTCTATCAGGAAATTGCTCAATCATCACTTTTTTGGTGTTATCCGATGCAGACATAATTTACCGGATGATATATTACGAAAAAGAACGCAACCAAATAATCATCGAATGGGGAATGGAATATGACATAGAGCAGGGGAAATAAGTTGCATGTCAAAGCTGCACGACGGAGCAATAATTCACGTGATTATGTTTATCGACTTCTATCGCTCCGCTGTACTAAGGACCATTTGCGGTCGAAAGCAAAAGATTGATGGGCCTAATGGTTATCCTAAACATTGGTACAAGTTAAGCTTATTCGAATAAATGTGTTGGAAATTCGGTCCAATTGTTTGCTATGGACAATTTACCAAATTAATTAATACcttcataatttttgaaaaacgttttTCTGCAGGGCaaactttggaaaaaaatgaggaaaaaaatgaggaaaaaatcTCGAAAAACAATTGATTATGGTTTTTGATTTAATGAGCTGAAGAAACTTAGCGAAGCGACCCCAGATTAATGTATGCAAACGAATGCGTgcttttttattacatttcatAATGCACATAAAATCCAGGcgccatcactgctaggtggtcTAGTCTGGATTTTATATTCACAAATCACAAACCACGATGATACGTCCAAAATTAAATAGCCATATCCCTTGTGGACAAGCCCTCGAACAATTCATCACAGTGGTTGAGTGCAAAGGATCTCGTCGCAGCACGTTTCAACTGCAAACGTGCATTTACCAAACACAGAGTACTATCGCCGTGCTGCAAACACGTGACTTGAGTTAGATATGATGAAGTATCTCTTCCGAACTGAGTGAAAATCTTGTTTCACTTCCCATTCTAGCATCATCCTATCTCTTTGAGTTTATTTCTCCCTGAATGTAAAATTGTTCTCAATAAATTTGGTAGTTTTGTCTAATgctaaaatcatgaattaaataaTCGTGATACTGTTTGAACAATCAAAAACATAATTAGTTTAATCAGTTATACCATGGTATACCGCGAATGTACTTTCCAGTCATAGAAGCATAATTGCTTCTAATACGATCTCTTGTAAATCTTTTAAATTACACAACGCCAAATTAAACATCATAGCTagttctctctctttctctgtGAACAGCCGCAAATCTCAAATCGCGTGAGGTTGTTACAGCGCATCAATATAATTACATATTACAACAGTATTCCAATTGCCGCTAAAACAGTTGTCAATCTTGACGACGTTTGTATGTTCGACACCGcgtttcctcgagaaatttcaGTTCAAGTTCATACACTTTCATTGATGTTTTATTATCTCTCCCCTCCTCGCAAGCGCCAATAGCAATGGTTTGAGTATATTGATCTATTTTAAGAAGTTGGCAAGTCAGAACGGTTTTCCGATCGTTTTGCACATTTTCTTGCAAGACCAATCGCGATTTATACTACTTGTTATTCTTCAACTTCCTTTATAGTTATTGGAAATTcaactgcttttcaactttgtgTTTCATTAGCACTGCAACAGTTAGACCACTATACAGCTGTATAGCTCGATAATATGAACTTTTTgcactgcccttctacgcataattgtcccatgttacccttgataaaacaaatccaaactcgagttgatttgtcccactgaaaaatgaagtagtcgtttgATGATAATGGAGACTGAAAATCATTTACATGAGTAGGGAGCCGTTTCATAGGTGTGAGCCATCGGCaccatagactaacgcaaaatgaattcccccaagaaattatgacgtttgagcgggtcgcataatgaacgcaaaattaACTAACCCGCTTTCAGCTTGGCTCTATTCAGCAACTTCTTGGCATCTGCTGCCAGAGGTACCTCGAATGAGGCAACCTGTGTTCCCTTTCCGTTGCCGAATCACGGTGTCCTGGATTATGACGTCACAATTCTCTCTCAATGCGGCCACCTGGGCACTGCATGAACTCTACTGGGCATAGGGCTCTCACATGAACCCCAgtcagggtgtctactacctggaaaaacctggaattatcagggaatttctccccacctggaaaatacctggaattatcagggatttccagaaatttcaataccccgtgatcatgagtgaaattctctcaaaagatgaaaaaatccataaaaatatttgaataagtgtaccaatcaaatctattgaaaatgtagtgaacgttaatgcatcgttgttccgcaaaaacgttttgccatcttctaaagaattcaaggagaatttccgaagctattctttgtgaaattcaggaatttattcgggaaatcaattataggggttgctttgtaaattcttttgagtattcccttggaaattctttattattatattaaaaaatactaaattagttaggatttttaaaaacaattcctgatggaacttccgaaggaatttctggatcagTTTTCCATGGtattattcaaagaaatcaGTAAAAGCGTGTCCATAATAATGAttagtaattttctaaattatttctggaggaatttccaagataaaaaccgaaaagaattcttggaggaatttcaaaacaaatttccggaCGATTTCTCATATgtgttctttaagaaattcccgaaaaggaacctgaaaggattttaaaaaaagtgtagggtgatttgtgaaggatttttgctaaatgaattcttgaaagaatagccgaaggatttccgaatggatttttcaaaggagtttctaaaggtattctcgaagtatttccaaagaattcttaaaagcaaaatatacggaaaaactcctccaagTGTTTCCTAAAGATTTTCCTCAAGATACTTCTGACTGAACGTTCTGaaagaacgctagtggcgctgtaaccattgaaattattctgccaaaatatgcttcaataagcttaatagcctatttagattacgattagattatttaCCGTATTAAATATCGTGTTGAAACcggaaaaagaaaattgaaagtatggggatggcatcaggttgttgtttatactagagcaaactagatgttggtcactgactagaacaaactagatgttggtctcacgaacaggtataaggacgttaggcatgagtacgttaggcataagtacattaggcataaaggatgttaagcataaaatgccTCAAAAACAGCCAACGACATAAAGAAGATATTATTCCTAACgttcttatgcctaacgtcacatttcctgaaggagttttcgtaagaagtactgaaggatttcctgaagaaattgtcaaacatatttccggaacatttcctgaagaatttttcctaagtttcttaaaaaaaaacatctgaaataaaattcatagagatttccgaaagaattcttaaccaagtttccaaagaaattcctaaaaataatttcagaagaatatctgaagaaatctgtGAAGTGTTTCATAAAGGtatttccgagggattttcacaagacattttcgaacaaacacctaaaggaatttaaaaaaaatcgtcaaatgcATATCTAAAGGACTTTTCgaaacaattccttgagatatttttcaaagttttagcaaagaaattttcaaattaaatcctggaggaagttctgaagcaattcttaaaatccggaggattttctgatggaatctatggagaaattttcaaaggaatacctggaggaatttcctatgtgattccAGCAATTTGTTGGaaattgaagcaatttctgggtgaacttgcgaaggaattcctagaggaatttcttaagtaatttacaacattgttttgtgcagccaccaaaatattcttaaaaataatatttttcgcaatatttactttcttaaattgattattttgctgctaaaatctatatatgccacgtttgtttttgcctggaaattattgtaaaacacctggaaaaaacctggaaaaatcagggaattttgtttttacagatgagtagacaccctgccAGTacttcctttgccaactttttATACG comes from Armigeres subalbatus isolate Guangzhou_Male chromosome 2, GZ_Asu_2, whole genome shotgun sequence and encodes:
- the LOC134212051 gene encoding serine/threonine-protein phosphatase PP2A, which translates into the protein MEDKATLKDLDQWIEQLNECKQLTETQVKTLCDKAKEILAKESNVQEVKCPVTVCGDVHGQFHDLMELFRIGGRSPDTNYLFMGDYVDRGYYSVETVTLLVALKVRYRERITILRGNHESRQITQVYGFYDECLRKYGNPNVWKYFTDLFDYLPLTALVDGQIFCLHGGLSPSIDTLDHIRALDRLQEVPHEGPMCDLLWSDPDDRGGWGISPRGAGYTFGQDISELFNHSNGLTLVSRAHQLVMEGYNWCHDRNVVTIFSAPNYCYRCGNQAALMELDDSLKFSFLQFDPAPRRGEPHVTRRTPDYFL